A region of the Porphyrobacter sp. YT40 genome:
AGGCGATGACCCGATGGGGTGCGACCGCGCTCAGGCAGCCTGCCGTCGCGTTCGGCCTCGCGGATGGCCGAGGCAGTCCGATCGACAAGCTCGGCGGCCTTGGAAATGGGGAAGGTGGGTCCAGCCTTCTCTCCAGTCTCAGGATCCATGGCGTGGGTCTGCAACCGCTTAAGGATCGCCAGCGATTTGCGGTGAAGGGAACGGAGATCATCGGTTGCTGTGCTGGCTTCGAGCCCATCGGTCGAAATCTGGATCGCCATGTGAGGTCCTCGTTGGAAGTTTGGCGACCGGAATAGCGATAGTTGAAGCTTTCATCAATGATTTGGCCCCAAAACTTCCAAGAGGACCGATGATCTCGGAGCCCTTTTCGCTCCCTCGCGATCGGAAGCGCGCCCAGAACCGATGATCTTCGTGCCGTTGAGGTCATTCTAGGCCAGCAACTTGGCCGGATAGGGGGTGCTGTGGACAACAACCGATGATCAGCGAGCGCGACCGATGGCCTTGGTGCGCTTTTGCTATGATCTCGGTGCGGCCAAACCGATGATGTCGGAGCACATACCTACTATAACAGAATCTCCTTCTACGAATCCGATTCGCGAATCGGTTTTATTTGGATTTTTTGGTTTTGGAGCCGCTGGTGTGCGGAAGGGACCGGAGATCATCGGTGATTTTGCAGGTTTTCGACTGGAAAACCCTCCAAAATCGCCAAAAGGGTTGATTTGGGCCACGAACCCTGTTGTCCATTCCGGGACAAGACATCACCCGGCAAGACGGGGAAGGGGACGATGAGACAAGATGATCGCGCACCGCTAGGCCACCAATACGCGCTTGCCATGCTTTCCGGCGGCGAGGAAGAAGTGCGCGGACTGGCCGAGCAGGCGGGCAGCCAGTTGACGTTGGATGCTTTCCTACGCGTGCAGGACGAGGAACCTGTCCCGGCTTTCCTTCATTCGGCGCTTTGCGCAATGTCACTGCCGACCAAGCGCCCCAAGGACGAGTTTGAACCGATCATTCGCGAGGATGGCCGGTACGCTCTCGCGATCAATCCCCGGCCGGTACTGCAGGAGATCGATGGGAAGCGGGTGATGAAGAGCCTCGGCGTGCCGTTCGGCTCCTATCCCCGCGTCGCGCTGATCTACATTCTCTCGCAGGCGGTGCAGCAGCGATCGCGCGATGTGTTTCTAGGGCGTAATTTCACCGACTGGATGCGCCGTCTCGGTTACCAGACGATTTCCTATGGGCCCCGCGGCACCGCCAATCTGATGAAACAGCAGGTGGACCGGTTGCTCGCCTGTGAATGGCAGATTCGCTGGGACGGGGCCGACGCGGACCAGAACGCGTTTGCGGTCCGCGACGTGAAGATTTCGAATGAATACGCCGGATCGCTCGACAAGGACGGCGCCTTCGCTCGCGAGATCCGTATGTCGGAGGTGTTCTACCAGCATCTGGTCGAACATGCGGTCCCGCTCAACGAGGTCGCGATCCGCGAGCTCAAGGGGACGCCGACGGCGCTCGATCTGTATACATATCTTGCCTACCGTCTGCCGCGGGTGAGCGCCGAAAGGGGGCAGGCCATCTCCTGGGACCAGCTCGCGAAGCACCTGGGTAATGCCGCCGACAGCAAACGCTTCCGACAGACCGTCCGCGAGACCATGCAACTCGTCTCGTCGGTCTATCCCAACGCCAACGTCGATGTCTCGGGCCGAAAGGTCTTGCTCTACCCGTCGCCGGCGCCGCTCGAGAAGAAGCTCGTGGGCGCGCACCTGCGGCTCGTGGGCGTCGAACCGCGCAGGAAGAAACCAGTTGCCGGGCACTCGGACGCAGCTTCGGGGGAGGGCAGGGCGGTGCAGAAGCCTGCGGCGGACCTGCTGGCCTTTCCCGCGGGAAGCCTGCAGTACGGCTCCCGCGAGGCGGCCTTTCTCGCCATCGGCCGGGACAAGGGCGCCCCGTGGGATGTCGACATGATGGCTGGCGAATTCCGCCGCGGATGTCCCGACATCGATCGCAGGCGGACCGAGAAGGAATGGCTGCGTATGTGGGAAAGCTTCGTCACCGCCTTCGCCAAACGCCGACGCCAGTCGCAAGCCTGAAGGTCGGCTTTGGGACCTTGAGCCTGGCCGGGATCCGCCGAGCGGACTCTCGGGGTGGACTCAGCGTGCATCATAGGGAGTACGGCGAGTTGCCGGTTGAGCAAGTGGAATGGTAGCGACCATTTACGTGCACCGGGGGAAACCAAACCCAAGTGGAAGTTTTTCCTTGCGGCAGCCTTTCCCGGAGTTTGACAGCGCATGAAACACGAAGTGCTCATAGCTTGGACGTCGCTGTATATCGGCGTCGGTTGCATGGCGCTAATCTGCGCCGCGCTGGCAATCGCGGTCACGGCCGACGAATTGCTAAGTGGCCGTTGGCGCGTCGCAACATCGAGCTGGAGTGAGAAAGCACTGCTCCTCCCCAAGTCATTGATCCGTTGGCAAATCAATTACCTTAAGGGCGCTCCCGTGATCCTGGTGATCGCTCTTTACTACGCATGGAGCGTAGGTTTTTCAGTTTTCTGGGATTTGTGACGCCGGGGAGAACAGGGCCAACTGAACTCTCCGGAACGGATTGGCAGCCAACATCGAAACCGGGGTCGATCGGAAGATTGCTCGACCATCGAGCGTCGCCATGATCGTTCGAACGTATGTGCGGGTTTCGCTGAACGGCGGGAGACCGCCAAATTTCTGCACGTTGCCAGGTCCAGCATTATACGCGGCGAGCGCGAGCTCCCACGAACCGAAACGGTCAAGCTGCTCCCTTAGGTAGCGCGCTCCTCCTCGCAGATTTCCCTGTACGTTCCATGGATCGCGCACGCCAACGTAATGCGCGGTTCCCGGCATCAGTTGGGTCAGACCCATCGCGCCCGCAGAACTGCGTGCATAGGGGCGGTACCGACTCTCCTGCGCGACAAGGGCGTCGAAAAGTCGGAACGGGATGCCTGCTTCGCAGGCAGCCAGCATGATATCGTCGAAATAGATCAACCGTCTGGCTTGGGCTTCCCCGCTAATTCCCGGAACGCGGGAAGTATCCGTCTGTCATACAGTCCGGATCGCCCGGAGCGTTCTCGTCTTGTCCAGTGCGCGACATGAACGGCGACCGACCGTTCCTCATCCATGAGGGCACATAATGGCTGCCGGAGTAGCCAGTTCCTTCTGCCGATGAGGACCTGAGAACCTCGAAGTCGGCCTCCAAGTCTATTTTAGACTCTTTTACCGCGACAGGCTCGGGAGAGGCCGAAACCGGCGCCGAACCAGGGATCAAAATCGCGAAGCTTTGGGCGGCTTCCGTTTGGAAGACATCAAGCCGTGTCTGCTGGGCAGACGCCTGTGAGGCTGTCAGGACCAATGCAGCGAGGACTATTCTTTTCATAACCATACCTTTCGGCATGGGTCGATTATCGCAGTGAAATTCCTATGCGCGATCGGATGGTGAAGCAAGGCCTTCATTCAGGTGCCGAAGCTACGCACAAAAAAGCATCCTGCCTCGGAATGCGAGCAGGACTGGGGGGAGGCGAGGGGGAGGGGGGTTAGGAAGGATGAGCGATGCTGACCGCTTTGAAGCCCGAACAAGGAACTCTGGACATCGTTGCCGGCCTCAAGGGTCGCTGGCACGGATCCTACGCCATGTGCATATGCCCAGCTCATGCCGACGGACGCGCATCGCTCTCTATCAGGCAGGGGCAGCAAGGCATTCTCGTCCATTGTTTCGCCGGCTGCCGGAACGAAGACGTTCTTCGCACCATCGCTCGCACACGACCCATTCCAAATTCACCAGCACCGGCGTTGCAGAACCATCCTGGGGCGGCGAACGCCGCTCGCCTGTGGGACAAGGCCAGCGCGATCGAGAGGACCTTGGCTGAAGAGTACCTGCGATACCGCGAGATTGACGGGAATGCGGCCGGTCTGCGCTATCTCCACGCATGTCCATTCGGCCGAAAGCCCGACACGGTGTTTCGACCAGCCATTCTTGTGCCAGTCCGAACCGGGATAAAGCTCGTCGCGATCCAGCGCATCGCGCTCGGGCCAAAGGGCAGGAGCCATAAAGGCAAGTACATGCTTGGTCGGCCGGGGGAGGGGGCATGGTCGCCAGACTTCAAGGGCTCCGTCCTGGCTCTCGCCGAAAGCATGGAAGATGCCGCCGCCTACGCCAAGCTCAAGGGTATCCCGTGTTGGAGTTCGCTTGGTGCGGAACGCTTGCCATTGGTCCGGATCCCCGACCGGGTTTCGACGCTCATCATCGCCGAGGACAACAACAGGGCGGGGCGGCTTGGCGCGCTGGCGGCGATTGAGGCGCTCACGACCGACACTCGAACGGTGACGAGAGACCCGCCACCGCGGGGCTTCACCGACTGGGCCGAATTCAACGAGCATCGGGGAGGCTGAACCACCTGAAAAAGGGGAGGGGGCGGACTGGTTGCGGATCAGCATCAGGAGCAGACCGTGACCGACCTTTTCGAGCAATCCGACGATCGCCTGCGCGCAGCGATCACCGACGTCGCGCAAGACATCGCGTGCGGCACTCTCACCAAGAAATATCTCTTCGGGGCGATGGAAACCCTGCACGGTTGTTCCTCGGCGCAGGGAGTTTGG
Encoded here:
- a CDS encoding replication protein RepA — translated: MRQDDRAPLGHQYALAMLSGGEEEVRGLAEQAGSQLTLDAFLRVQDEEPVPAFLHSALCAMSLPTKRPKDEFEPIIREDGRYALAINPRPVLQEIDGKRVMKSLGVPFGSYPRVALIYILSQAVQQRSRDVFLGRNFTDWMRRLGYQTISYGPRGTANLMKQQVDRLLACEWQIRWDGADADQNAFAVRDVKISNEYAGSLDKDGAFAREIRMSEVFYQHLVEHAVPLNEVAIRELKGTPTALDLYTYLAYRLPRVSAERGQAISWDQLAKHLGNAADSKRFRQTVRETMQLVSSVYPNANVDVSGRKVLLYPSPAPLEKKLVGAHLRLVGVEPRRKKPVAGHSDAASGEGRAVQKPAADLLAFPAGSLQYGSREAAFLAIGRDKGAPWDVDMMAGEFRRGCPDIDRRRTEKEWLRMWESFVTAFAKRRRQSQA
- a CDS encoding lytic transglycosylase domain-containing protein, producing the protein MIYFDDIMLAACEAGIPFRLFDALVAQESRYRPYARSSAGAMGLTQLMPGTAHYVGVRDPWNVQGNLRGGARYLREQLDRFGSWELALAAYNAGPGNVQKFGGLPPFSETRTYVRTIMATLDGRAIFRSTPVSMLAANPFRRVQLALFSPASQIPEN
- a CDS encoding toprim domain-containing protein; protein product: MLTALKPEQGTLDIVAGLKGRWHGSYAMCICPAHADGRASLSIRQGQQGILVHCFAGCRNEDVLRTIARTRPIPNSPAPALQNHPGAANAARLWDKASAIERTLAEEYLRYREIDGNAAGLRYLHACPFGRKPDTVFRPAILVPVRTGIKLVAIQRIALGPKGRSHKGKYMLGRPGEGAWSPDFKGSVLALAESMEDAAAYAKLKGIPCWSSLGAERLPLVRIPDRVSTLIIAEDNNRAGRLGALAAIEALTTDTRTVTRDPPPRGFTDWAEFNEHRGG